ACACCAGCGTCGGCGCGTGCCCAGAATGTCACGGGCTGGGCCGCATCCACCGGGTCACCGAGGACACCCTGGTGCCAGATCCGTCGCTGACCATCCGGGAGGGGGCCGTCGCGGCCTGGCCCGGCGCGTGGCAGGGGCAGAACCTGCGCGACATCCTCATCACGCTGGGCTACGACATCGACAAGCCGTGGCACAAAATGCCCAAGCGGCAGAGGAATTGGATCCTGTTCACCGACGAGCAGCCCACCGTCGAGATCGACCCGTCCCAGCACCCGGTGACCGCCGACTACTACTACAACGGCACGTTCTCCAGCGCCGAACGTCACGTCCGGCACACGCTGGCCAACTCGCAGAGCGCGACGATGCGCCGCCGGGTCCTGCAGTACGTCGACAGCGTCGACTGCCCCGAATGCCGCGGTTCCGGATTGCGACCGGAGGCGCTCGCGGTCACCTTCGCGGGCCACACGATCGCCGACATGGTCGCCATGCCGCTGACGGAACTGTCCGAGACCCTGGGCCCGGCGGCCACCCGCACCGAGTTCGAGGCCGCCTACGAGTCCCTGGAGTCCGGTGAGCACACCGAGGTGGCCACCATGATCGCGGCCGACCTGGTGGCCCGGATCGGCGTGCTGATCGACCTGGGCCTGGGCTACCTGAGCCTGCACCGGCGCACGCCGACGGTGTCCCCGGGTGAACTGCAGCGGCTTCGGCTCGCTACCCAGTTGCGGGCCGGGCTGTTCGGCGTCCTCTACGTGCTCGACGAGCCCTCGGCGGGGCTGCACCCGGCCGACGCCGAACCGCTGCTGGCGGTCCTGGACAAGCTGCGCGGCGCCGGCAACTCGCTGTTCGTGGTCGAACACGACATGGACGTCGTGCGCCGCGCCGACTGGGTGGTCGACGTCGGGCCCGGTGCCGGCGAACTCGGCGGTGAGGTGCTCTACAGCGGGCCCGTGGCCGGGCTCGCCGGTGTTGAGGCGTCCATCACCCGCCGGCATCTGTTCGCCGACGGCGCGGCTGCCACCCGGTCCCCGCGGGCATCGACCGAAATGCTTCGGCTGCAGCACATCTCATTCCACAATCTGCGCGATGTCAGCGTCGAGCTGCCGTTGGGGACGTTCATCGCGGTCACCGGCGTCTCAGGTTCGGGGAAGTCGACGCTGGTCTGCAAGGTGCTCGGTGACGTGGTGGCCCGGCACCTCGGTGGCCGCGCCGCCGACACCGCCGATGCCGACGCCGAACCCGACGGCGAACTGCTCGACATCGACGCTGACGCCAGCGTGGGTGTGACGGTCGAGGGCGTCGAGACCATCAGCCGCCTGGTGATCGTGGATCAGAAACCGATCGGCCGCACCCCGCGGTCGAACCTGGCGACCTACACGGGCCTGTTCGACGCGGTGCGCAAGGCGTTCGCCGACACCCCCGCGGCGCGTCGACGCGGTTGGAGCGCAGGACGATTCTCGTTCAACGTCGCCGAGGGCCGCTGTGAGACCTGTGCGGGTGAAGGCTTCGTGGCCGTCGAGTTGTTGTTCCTGCCCGGCACCTACGCGACTTGTCCGACCTGCGCCGGCGCCCGGTACTCCGAGGAGACGCTGAAGGTGCGCTATCGCGACCACACGATCGCCGACGTGCTGGCGATGACGGTCGAGGAGGCCCACGGCTTTCTGGCTGACATCCCCAGCGCGGCACGGAGTCTGACGACGCTGCGGGAGGTGGGCCTGGGGTATCTGCGTCTCGGGCAGCCCGCCACCGAACTGTCCGGTGGAGAAGCGCAGCGCATCAAACTGGCCACCGAACTGCAGCGAGCCCGGCGGGGGCACACCCTCTACGTGCTCGACGAACCGACCACCGGACTGCACCCGGCCGATGTCGAGCAGTTGGAACGACAGCTGCACCGCCTGGTCGACGCCGGAAACACCGTCGTGGTGGCCGAACACGATATGGGTGTGGTGGCTGGGGCTGATCTCGTGATCGATCTCGGCCCGGGAGGCGGAGATGCCGGCGGCCGGGTGGTGGCCACCGGCACGCCGGGGGAGGTGGCCGCAGCCAAGGGGAGCCGCACTGCGCCCTACTTGGCTGCGTGCCTGGGACATCAGGCCTCACGCCATCAGGCGTAACCCAGCGCGGTGTTCTCGGCGCGGATCCGGATGTTGAGCACCAGGGCATTGCCGATCGTGAAGACGATCGCGGTCAGCCATGCCGAGTGCACCAACGGCAGTGCGATCACCTCCGCGGTGACGGCGGTGTAGTTGGGATGGTGCAGCCAGCGGTACGGACCGCGTTGCACCAGTTGCGCATTCGGGATCACGATGAGCCGCGGATTCCAGTGCTTGCCCAGCGTGGCCACACACCACCAGCGCAGGACCGTGCTCGCCGCGACCACGGCCAGCATCGGCCAACCCAGCCACGGGACGAAGGGGCGGTGCAGCACCGCGACCTCCAGCACGCAGGCCACCAGCAGCAGGGTGTGCATGGCCACCATCACCG
The DNA window shown above is from Mycolicibacterium confluentis and carries:
- a CDS encoding isoprenylcysteine carboxyl methyltransferase family protein, coding for MFYYLFILAVGAERLVELAVSRRNSRWSFDHGGREFGQGHYPVMVAMHTLLLVACVLEVAVLHRPFVPWLGWPMLAVVAASTVLRWWCVATLGKHWNPRLIVIPNAQLVQRGPYRWLHHPNYTAVTAEVIALPLVHSAWLTAIVFTIGNALVLNIRIRAENTALGYA
- a CDS encoding excinuclease ABC subunit UvrA; the protein is MTEAHEEIDAHVRVYGSRVHNLRGVDVSAPRNAFVVFTGVSGSGKSSLAFGTIYAEAQRRYFESVAPYARRLLLPDDAPKVDDITGLPPAVALQQRRGTATSRSTVGTVTTLSNLLRMLFSRAGTYPAGATVRLDSDAFSSNTSVGACPECHGLGRIHRVTEDTLVPDPSLTIREGAVAAWPGAWQGQNLRDILITLGYDIDKPWHKMPKRQRNWILFTDEQPTVEIDPSQHPVTADYYYNGTFSSAERHVRHTLANSQSATMRRRVLQYVDSVDCPECRGSGLRPEALAVTFAGHTIADMVAMPLTELSETLGPAATRTEFEAAYESLESGEHTEVATMIAADLVARIGVLIDLGLGYLSLHRRTPTVSPGELQRLRLATQLRAGLFGVLYVLDEPSAGLHPADAEPLLAVLDKLRGAGNSLFVVEHDMDVVRRADWVVDVGPGAGELGGEVLYSGPVAGLAGVEASITRRHLFADGAAATRSPRASTEMLRLQHISFHNLRDVSVELPLGTFIAVTGVSGSGKSTLVCKVLGDVVARHLGGRAADTADADAEPDGELLDIDADASVGVTVEGVETISRLVIVDQKPIGRTPRSNLATYTGLFDAVRKAFADTPAARRRGWSAGRFSFNVAEGRCETCAGEGFVAVELLFLPGTYATCPTCAGARYSEETLKVRYRDHTIADVLAMTVEEAHGFLADIPSAARSLTTLREVGLGYLRLGQPATELSGGEAQRIKLATELQRARRGHTLYVLDEPTTGLHPADVEQLERQLHRLVDAGNTVVVAEHDMGVVAGADLVIDLGPGGGDAGGRVVATGTPGEVAAAKGSRTAPYLAACLGHQASRHQA